The genomic segment ACCTGGCTGCGATTATCCTGGCGCAGGAGCAGTCGTCCTATCCCGTGATCGCCGACGCATCGCATGCCGCCGGACGCGCCGATTTGGTCGCACCGCTGGCGCTGGCGGCGGTCGCCGCGGGCGCCGACGGGATTATGATCGAAGTCCACCCTGAGCCGGCGACGGCCCTGTCCGATGCGCGCCAGGCACTGACGCTGGCGCAATTCGCCGCACTGCTCGAACGGGCGCGGGCGCTTTTCCAAAATCGGCGGGCACGATAGCCAATGTCGGACCCGCGTCTGCCTCACTCGCCCGCGCGATCTGCCGAATCCCTCGCCGCTGAACTCAAGCAAGTTATTGCCGCCATCCGTTGCGAATTCACGCAGCGACCAAGTGTTTCAACCGGCGTCCGGGCCATCAGTTTTGAATTGCCTGCCTGCGATCTCCCGGCTTGGCTGCAGCATTCTGCGGCATACCCGAAGTCATACTGGCACGACCGCGAGCGGACGGTTGAATTTGGCGCCGTCGGCAACTTGACCGACTGGCCCGATGATGAGATCAACACCTTGAGCGAGGTGACAAAAATCGAAGCCGCACTCAAAACGGCAGCCGATCCGGCGCTTCCGGCGGTTGTCGTGGCCGGCCGATTTGATGAAGCCGCGCATCACCGCGGCAGTGACTGGCGCCCGTTCCCGGATGTGTGGCGCCAACTGCCAAGATTCTCGGTACAACGGGCCGGAGCCAAATCCACGGGGACTTTCGTTTTTCCAAGCGACTTTGCGGTGAACGACGCTATCGCACAAGCCGAGCATTTGCTGGAAGAACTGATCGCGCCGGCTTCGCCGCAGCAACCGCCGGCTACCCTGATCCAACGCCGCGATCGCCCCGATCGGGTGGAATGGAACGATGCTTGCGGCTATGTCCTCGAGGAGATCAAGAATCAGAATCTCTCTAAAGCAGTGCTGGCTCGACGCACGGAGCTGATTTTTGGCGATGCCGTCAATCCGTATGATTTCCTGCGCTGGCTGGGTGAAAGTAATCAGCAGGTTTACCGCTTCCTGTTGTCGCCGCGAGCGGGATCGGCATTTGTTGGGGCATCGCCGGAACGGCTGTTCCAGGTGCAGGGACGAAAACTCTCTTCCGAAGCCGTTGCCGGGACCGTGCCCCGTGGACCGGCGCCGGAGACCGATGACCAGTTGGCGCGGCTGCTGCTGGAGAGCCGCAAAGACAACCGCGAACACCGCTTCGTTGTGGACGGAATCGCCGCCGACCTGAGTCCCTTCTGCCGCGAGATCACGATCGCGCCGGAGCCGGAGATCGTCAAGCTGCGGCGCGTGCAACATCTGGTGTCGGCGATTCACGCCGAACTGCTGCCGGAAACGACGGCGGCCGGAATCTTGACCGCGCTGCATCCGACCGCGGCGGTCTGCGGCACGCCGCGCTCCGAATCGATGCTGGCATTGCGGCAGTTGGAGCCGTTTGATCGCGGTTACTATGCGGGGCCGGTGGGAATTCTGCAGCCGGACGGCGCCGAGTTCGCCGTCGCCCTGCGGTCAGCTTTGGTCTGCGACAATCGTGTGATCCTCTTTGCCGGCGCCGGTATCGTCGCTGGATCGGATCCCGATCTGGAGTGGCTGGAGTTGGAGCAGAAGCTGCAAGCCGCACTGGAGTTGCTCGTTGGAGTGAAGGCATGAAGGCGGCCAACGTCAATCATCTCTGGGGAAAACTGATTGTCGAGGAGTTGGTCCGTTCGGGCATCGATTACTTCGTGATTTGCCCCGGCTCGCGCTCGACGCCGCTGGCGATCGCCGTTGCGGAGAATGCTGAATGCCGCAAGACGATACATTTCGATGAACGCGGCGCCGCCTTTCTGGCCCTGGGTTACGGTAAAGCGACCGGGCGACCGGCGGCGGTGATCTGTACGTCGGGAACGGCCGCGGCCAATTTCTATCCGGCGGTCATCGAGGCAAGTCAATCACGGGTGCCGTTGATCGTCCTCACCGCCGACCGCCCCCCGGAATTGCGCGACTCCGGCGCATTGCAGACGATTGACCAGGTTAAGCTTTTTGGTTCGTATGCCCGATGGTTTGCCGACCTGCCAACCCCATCCACCGAGATCTCCCCCGCGTACCTGCTGTCGACCATCGCTTACGCTGTCGCCGCTGCTTCCGGCAATCCGGCCGGGCCCGTGCATCTCAATTGCATGTTCCGCGATCCGCTCGCGCCGTTCGGCGAACTCAAGTCCTATTCGGAATATTTGCAGCCGCTGGCGAGCTGGCTCAAGAGCGAGCGGCCATTCACGGAGTATGCGATCGGCTCGCCACAGGCGGCAGCGGGCGACATCGCCCGGCTCGCCGAATCACTGGCGGCCGCCCGGCGCGGAGTGCTGGTTGCCGGAGCGCTCACAAGCTCGACCGATGCCACAGCGATCGTCGCATTGGCCGAACACCTTGATTGGCCGCTGTTGGCGGATATCAGTTCCGGCGTGCGCTTTGCCGGATCGGCCGCACGACAAATCATCTCGCAGCATGACTTGTACCTGCGCAGCGAAGCCATCACGCGGCGACTGGAACCGGATCTGGTTCTGCATCTCGGCGCGCCGCCGCTGTCCAAGTCGCTGCAGCGCTACCTGACTTCGAGCGGAGCGGAGTTGGTCATTGTTGATGCCGCGCCGCTGCAACTCGACCCGATGCACAGCGCCGGCAAGCGCCTGATCGCAGCGCCGGCACTTGTAGCCCAGGCCTTGGCGGAACAACTCGAAATGAAACCATCACCGCTTCTGGCCGCGTTCCAAAAGCTGGATGAGATCGCGCGTGAGCAATTAAGCGAAGCTGCGCTCGGCAAGACGGCGGATGTCCATGAATTGAGCATCGCCGAGTCGGTCTTGCGCTCAGCCTCGGAAAACCGGGCTGTGTTCGTGGCGTCGAGCATGCCGCTGCGACTGGCCGAAATGGCGGCCGTGGCCGGCGGCGCAGCCGCAAGCGTAGGCGCCAATCGCGGCGCGAACGGCATCGATGGCACCATTGCCACGGCGATCGGCTTCGCGACCGGCGCCGGCACGCCGGTGACTTTGCTGATCGGCGATCTGGCGGCGCTGCACGACCTGAATTCGCTGGCGCTGCTGCGAAACGCCGACCAACCGGTGACCATCGTTTGCCTCAACAACGACGGCGGCGGAATCTTCTCGCACCTGCCCGTGGCCAAGATCGAGGCGCACTTCGAGGAAGTCTTCGGCACGCCGCACGGCCGCTCGCTGCGCGCCGCCTGCGATATGTTCGACATCAAGTATCACGCGCCCAAGACGCTCAAAGACTTCACGACGGTCTATCGTGCCAGCCTGAAATCCAGGAAAAGCGCTCTCATCGAGGTCAAGACCGAGCGGGCGGTTGAAGCCGCCTGGCTGCAGAAGCTTTGGATTCGCGTCGAAGAGATCGCTTTACGGCGGCTTGATCAATTGGTAAATTCGTAAGCTATGGACTGGCACCATCTCACTCGCGGTAGTCGCAAGCACCCGGCGCTCCTGTTTCTGCACGGATTCATGGGATTGGCGGACGACTGGCGCGAGCTCTTCGCACGTCTGGAACACGATTACTACTGCATCGCTCCCGACCTTCCCGGTCACGGCCGCAACGGCTTTCCGCTGCGCAAAAACGGCATCAGCATGGAGTCGGTGGCGGGCGATCTCCTCAAGTTCCTCGATCACCACAAACTCGACCAGGTCACGCTGGTCGGCTACTCGATGGGCGCGCGGCTGGCGCTCTACGTTGCCATCCAACATCCCGAGCGTCTGCGCGGGCTGGTGCTCGAAAGCGGCGGGCCGGGCATCGAGGACGAATACGAGCGGCGCGTGCGCGTCGCCCTTGACGACGATCGCGCTTACACTCTGCGCTGTCTGGGGATTGAGGCTTTTCTTGACGAGTGGTACCGGGCGCCGTTGTTTGAATCGCTGCAGCGGCATCCGGAGAAGCTGGAGCATCTGAAAAAACTGCATTCGGTGCACAATGCCGAAGGCTTGGCGGAAGCGCTGCAAGGATTGAGCACCGGCCGGCAGCCGTCGCTGTGGGACAAACTCGATCGCCTGCATCTGCCGACACTCCTGCTGACCGGCGCGCTCGACCACAAGTTCTGCCGCATCAATCGTATCATGTCGGAATCGCTGCCGCGCTGCGAGCGGAGGATGATCGGCGACGCCGGGCACAATACGCATCTGGAGCAGCCGGACGCCTATCTGACGACGCTCGTGCGCTTCCTGCAAGAGCACGTCTACCGGCACGAGCCGGACCGGGAGAAACACATACGATGAGCCAAATCAACTGGATCAAAGCCGCTGAATTCACCGATATCGAATACCACAAAGCCGAAGGGATCGCCCGGATCACGATCAACCGCCCGCAAGTCCGCAATGCGTTTCGCCCGCTGACCGTCAAGGAGATGGAGACGGCGTTCGCCGACGCCCGCGAGGATGCGGAAATCGGCGTCGTCATCCTGACCGGCAAAGGCAAGGAAGCGTTCTGCTCCGGCGGCGATCAGAAAATCCGCGGCGATTCGGGCTACAAGGATGATTCGGGCGTGCACCGCCTCAACGTCCTCGACTTGCAGCGCCAAATCCGCACCCTGCCGAAACCGGTGATTGCCATGGTCGCCGGCTATGCAATTGGCGGCGGGCATGTCCTGCATCTGATGTGCGATTTGACCATTGCCGCCGACAACGCCCGCTTCGGCCAGACCGGTCCCAAGGTCGGATCATTTGACGGCGGGTACGGCGCCAGCTATATGGCACGAATCGTCGGGCAGAAAAAGGCCCGCGAAATCTGGTTCCTGTGCCGGCAGTATGATGCCAAACAGGCGCTGGAGATGGGGCTGGTCAACTGCGTTGTTCCCTACGAGCGCCTCGAGGCCGAGACCATTCAATGGTGCCGCGAAATTCTCGCTAACAGCCCGCTGGCGTTGCGTTGTCTCAAGGCGGCGCTTAATGCCGACTGCGACGGCCAGGCGGGGCTGCAGGAACTTGCCGGTAATGCCACCATGCTGTTCTACATGACGCCGGAGGCGCAGGAAGGACGCGACGCCTTCGTCGAGAAGCGCAAGCCCAACTTCTCCAAGTTCAAGCGCAATCCATAGTCGAAGCTCATGACCGCGGCGCCCGCCACACTTTCTCCGCTGCAAATCTGGATTCTGGCCGCCCGTCCCAAGACGCTGCCGGCTGCGATTACGCCGGTTGTGATCGGCGCGGCGCTTGCCTTTAGCGATCAGGCGTTTCACCTGCCCGCGATCCTGGCGGCGCTCATCGGCGCGGTTCTGATTCAGATCGGCACCAACTTCGCCAATGACCTGTTTGACTTCGAAAAGTCGGTCGATACCCATGAGCGCCTCGGTCCGCTGCGCGTCACCCACGCCGGACTCGTGACGCCGCGGCGGATGCGCGTCGCAACCGCTGTGACCTTCAGCCTGGCACTGCTGGTCGGCGCCTACCTCGTGACACGCGGCGGCTGGCCGATTGTCGGAATCGGCCTGGCTTCGATCCTCTTCGGCATCCTCTACACCGGCGGCCCGTATCCGCTCGGCTACAATGGACTCGCGGACATCTTTGTGCTGATCTTCTTTGGCCCCGTGGCGGTCGGCGGAACCTATTACGTCTCGGCGCTGACAGTCACACAGGACGCACTGCTGGCGGGAATCGCCCCCGGTTTGCTGTCGGTGGCAATTCTGGTGGTCAACAACACGCGCGACCTGCCCACCGACAAAGCTGGCGGCAAAAGAACGCTGGCGGTGCGGTTCGGGCGCACATTTTCAGTTTTGCAGTATGCTGTCGTCGTCGTCTTGGCGCTGCTGTATCCGGTGATCTTTTTTGCCCTGACCGGCCGTCACCCGTTTGCGGCAGTCGCCACGCTGGCCCTGATTCCGGCGATCTTCCTGATCCGCTCCCTGGCCACGCAGGAGGGACGCGCCCTGAACGACACCCTCGCCGGTACCGGCAGACTGCTGGCATTGTACGGGCTCCTCTTTTCGATCGGATGGATCATACGCGTGTAAGCAGCGCAAAATTATACGAGTACCGCATCCCATTCACGCGGCCCTTCGTCACATCCGGACAAACGTTCCGCGAACGGCAGGGGCTGATCGCCGTCTTACAGTCGAGTGAAGGAGAAACGGGACTGGGTGAAATTGCCCCACTGCCGGGATTCAACCGCGAAAACCTGAACGATACTCGCGCCGTGACGGAGTCGTTGCTCCCGCGGTTGCCCGACCAGCCGATTCCGACTTCTCCCGCCGAAATCTCCGACTGGTGGCAGGCGATCCACTCGTCGCCGTTGCCGCCCTCGGTCGAATTCGGTATCGAGTGCGCCATGATCGATCTCGCGTCCCAACGCGCCCATCTCCCTGCCGCTCGCTGGCTCAATGCGCGCTCAGGCGAGGCAGCCGTGGTTAATGCCGTGATCTCCGGAAGCGACGCCGAAATCGCCGCGGCGGCGAAGACAAAACTCGCGCAGGGCTACCGCACTTTCAAGCTCAAGATTGGCAGCAACACGATGGCCGAGGATATCCGCCGTATCGAGCTACTGCGTACGACGATCGGCCCGGCCGCCACAATTCGCCTCGATGCCAACGGCGCCTTCACCTTCGATGACGCGCTCGCCCTCTTGCCGCGCGTCGCCCAACTGCGCATCGAATATGTTGAAGAACCATTGCGGGATCTTAACTGGAACAAGCTGCTGATGCTCAAGGCGGCCTGCCCGGTTCCGATCGCGCTCGACGAATCGCTGTCGCAATTCCTGGACTTACCGGCATCGAGCAGCCCGCGCGGTTTTGATGTCGCGATCATCAAAGCGCCCGTGATCGGCGGCCCGACCCGCTGCCTCGATCTTGTCCGGCGGCTGCGCCAGAACGGTGTCGACTGCGTGATGACCTCCGCCCTCGATACTGCCGTCGGCGTCTCCGCGGCGTTGCATCTGGCCGCGGCGGCGCAATTGGGTAACACCGCCTGCGGCCTCGATACGCTGGACCTGCTGGCACATCCGCTGGCGGATCATGCACTCGTGATTGACCAGGGCACTATACGTCTGCCTGCGTCCCCCGGATTGGCCGTCGTGCTGACGGCTGATAGCATGTCTCGCCTGACCAGGATTAGCGATGCACATTGACTGCCCGTTGCGGCAAGCCGCGATGACCTCACCAGATTCCGCGGCACTGCGATTCGGATCCGATCTCGTCAGCTACGGCGCGCTCGACATCGCGGTCAATCAGCTCGCCGCAAATCTGCTCCGGAGCGGAATTGCTGCCGACACCCGAGTCGGAATTCTGGCCGATAACTCGCCCGATTATGTTCAGCTGCTGATGGCACTGCTGCGCATCGGTGCGGTCGCCGTCCCGTTGAATCCGCGCTTGACTCCGAATGATTGGCACAATCGTCTCCAGGAAGCCGCTGTGAATCTCGTCGTTTGCGGCGAAGACCTGCAGGAACAGCTGGGAACGGCGCGTCCGTCGCTGTCAATAGACGCTCTGGCCGTGGCGGGCCAAGCAAGCCGACCGACACCGCTATCCCCCATTTTGCTTAACTCCGATCAACTCGCGACGATCATCTTTACCTCCGGCTCCGGCGGCGCTGCCAAAGGCGTCATGCTGACTCTCGGCAATCACATCTCCAATGCCGTCGGCTCCAACGACAACATCCCGCTCAGCAGCGGCGATACCTGGTTGCTGTCGCTGCCGCTCTGCCACGTCGGCGGGCTCGGCATTCTCTTTCGTTGTCTGCTGGCACGTGCGGCCATGTACTTGGTGAATCGCTTCGAGCCGGCACAGGTCATCGACCTTGTGGATCGCGGCGAAATCACTCACCTCTCACTGGTCCCGACCATGCTTCTCGACTTGCTGCGCGTTCGCGGTCACCGCTCACTTCCCGCCTCGCTCAAGGCGATCCTCCTCAGCGGCGCGCCAACGCCGCCGGCATTGCTCGAGCAGATTTTGCGGTTGAAGCTACCGATCGTCACAAGCTATGGCCTCTCTGAGGGGGCATCGCAGGTGACCGCCACGAGAATCGGCGACACCCCGGCACATCTGGCCACCAACGGCCGCCCGCTGCGCTATCGCGAAGTCCGCATCGCCGATGACGACAGAAGAGATTGTGCAACCGGCACCATCGGCGAAATCCTTGTGCGCGGCGTGGTCATGTTTCGCGGATATCTCAATGAACCGCCGCGCGAGCCGGCCGCGTGGTTTGCCACCGGCGATCTGGGCTCTCTCAGCGAGGATGGCTACCTCACCGTCACCGGCCGCAAGGACCGCATGTTCATCTCCGGCGGTGAGAATATTTACCCCGAGGAAATCGAGCGCTGCGCACAGTTGCTGTCGTCAGTGCGCGAGGCCGTCTGCATCGCCGTCCCGCACGAACGCTGGGGCATGCGCCCGGCGCTGGTCGTGGAGACCGCGGCCGGAAGCCCGCTCGATCTCGACGCACTCCGGCAACACCTCGCCCACCAATTGCCCCGCTTCAAACAGCCTGATAAGATCATCTTCGTAGAGAAGCTGCCGCGCACCGGCATCGACAAAGTTGATCGCGCGCGGGTAGCGCAGATCCTGGCAAAGTCGTAAAATACGAACTGGTGACTAAGCGCGGTCGCGGAAGGCGGTAATCGCTGCGCGAAACGGCTCCGGAAGCGGTATCTTGCCGCCGGTGGCGCGGCTGACACTGACGTGCACGGTCTTGGCCGTGCCGACGATTTCGCCCTTCGTGTTCGTTAATTCGTAGCTGAGCGTGTAGGAGGTCGTGCCGATGGCCGCGACCTGCAGGGCGATGGTCACTTCATCGCCGGCGCGGACGCTGCGTTGGAACTGCGCCTCGGCGTGGACGATCGGCACGAAGAATTCGCTCGCGCCCAGCAGCCGCTCCATCGGGAATCCGATCGCGCGCAGGAAATCTTCGTAGACATCGTGTGCGAAATACAACTCCCGCGCAAAGAACAAGATACCTGCGGCGTCGGTATCGTGCAGGCGCACCTGGAATTTTCGTACTTGCTGGGCCAAAATCCTTACTCCGGCTTCGGCGGCAGTATAATCGTTGCGCGCCGATTCACCAAGACCGAAACTATTGCCGGGAGAATTGCACGCGGCTAATTTGCGGCGATGGGAGGACGCATGACTTTGAAGTTCTTGGTAACGGGACTACTGATCGCACTCGGCACACTGTCGGCGCAGGCCGACCTTCTCGATGATGCGCTGGCGTCGGTCGGCAAGAGCAAGGCCGATTTGGGCTATGCGCCCAAGGGCTACTGGAATCGCTATCCGTTCGAGATTCCGTACAAGCTGCCGGCCTTCGACGATCTCTTCGCCGAGCCGCTGCGCGTTTACGACTACAGCCAGTCCCTCAAGTCCGCCTTTGCCCACTACATGCAGGACACCACCTTCGCCAATCCATCACACTCGGCGCTCTATCAACTGAGCTACCAGTTGGCCTGGGAGCGGCGCGTGGGCGGTTTTCGCAATTACTCGCCGAATCTGGTCGACTCGCTGCCGGCCGACAGCTCTTTGGATCAGGCTCTGCAACGACTCTACTTAGCCGCCGGCGTCGAGTGGGACTACCGCGCCTTCGGCGCCAACGCCGGTTGGGCAATCAGCCCGGTGCTGCTGGATTCCGTCCAGCGAACACTTGACCCGCGGGTGCAGGACATCTTGGCATTCTGGGTTGTGAATGTTGCCGACGCTTACCGTTTCCACCAACTCGCGTTTCGCAACGTGCCGCCGGAAATTGTCCAACGACTCTCGCTGATCGGCGATCTTGATGCGACGCAAGGGGACGGACAAAAATACTACCCCGAATTTGACGACTGCGCGCGCCTGCTCGATTGGCAGTCGCTGGTGTACGCCCACTACAAGATCATCGCCGCCACCGACCTGGCCGCCAAACGCCTGCAGGCGCTGCCCGCGTCAGCCAAGGTTATTGCACTGACGATCCCGACACCGCTCGGCGTTATCTGCATCGGTGACCGGCAGCCGCACAAATTCGCAGCGCGCGACTATCTGCTGATCTGCGACTTCGGCGGTAACGACACCTACGCCACCGGCGGCGGTTCGTCGTTCCTGCTGCCCTTCAGCGCCATCATCGATCTGGGCGGCGACGACAACTACGGCGACAGCCTGACCGTGCGCCAGTTCGGCTACGGCAACTGCGGTCTCGGCATCGTCATCGATCTGGCCGGCAATGATCGTTACCGCGCCTCCCAACTATCGCAGGGCGTCGGTATCTTCGGCACTGGCATCGTCTGTGATGCCGCCGGCAACGATGACTTCGCGCTCAATGTCTCCGGGCAAGGCTGCGGCTACTTCGGCGTCGGCATGTTGCTCGATCGGCTGGGCGACGACCAGTACTACCTGGCGGGCGACGGCCAGGGCGCGGGCGGAATCGG from the Candidatus Zixiibacteriota bacterium genome contains:
- a CDS encoding isochorismate synthase → MSDPRLPHSPARSAESLAAELKQVIAAIRCEFTQRPSVSTGVRAISFELPACDLPAWLQHSAAYPKSYWHDRERTVEFGAVGNLTDWPDDEINTLSEVTKIEAALKTAADPALPAVVVAGRFDEAAHHRGSDWRPFPDVWRQLPRFSVQRAGAKSTGTFVFPSDFAVNDAIAQAEHLLEELIAPASPQQPPATLIQRRDRPDRVEWNDACGYVLEEIKNQNLSKAVLARRTELIFGDAVNPYDFLRWLGESNQQVYRFLLSPRAGSAFVGASPERLFQVQGRKLSSEAVAGTVPRGPAPETDDQLARLLLESRKDNREHRFVVDGIAADLSPFCREITIAPEPEIVKLRRVQHLVSAIHAELLPETTAAGILTALHPTAAVCGTPRSESMLALRQLEPFDRGYYAGPVGILQPDGAEFAVALRSALVCDNRVILFAGAGIVAGSDPDLEWLELEQKLQAALELLVGVKA
- the menD gene encoding 2-succinyl-5-enolpyruvyl-6-hydroxy-3-cyclohexene-1-carboxylic-acid synthase, whose product is MKAANVNHLWGKLIVEELVRSGIDYFVICPGSRSTPLAIAVAENAECRKTIHFDERGAAFLALGYGKATGRPAAVICTSGTAAANFYPAVIEASQSRVPLIVLTADRPPELRDSGALQTIDQVKLFGSYARWFADLPTPSTEISPAYLLSTIAYAVAAASGNPAGPVHLNCMFRDPLAPFGELKSYSEYLQPLASWLKSERPFTEYAIGSPQAAAGDIARLAESLAAARRGVLVAGALTSSTDATAIVALAEHLDWPLLADISSGVRFAGSAARQIISQHDLYLRSEAITRRLEPDLVLHLGAPPLSKSLQRYLTSSGAELVIVDAAPLQLDPMHSAGKRLIAAPALVAQALAEQLEMKPSPLLAAFQKLDEIAREQLSEAALGKTADVHELSIAESVLRSASENRAVFVASSMPLRLAEMAAVAGGAAASVGANRGANGIDGTIATAIGFATGAGTPVTLLIGDLAALHDLNSLALLRNADQPVTIVCLNNDGGGIFSHLPVAKIEAHFEEVFGTPHGRSLRAACDMFDIKYHAPKTLKDFTTVYRASLKSRKSALIEVKTERAVEAAWLQKLWIRVEEIALRRLDQLVNS
- the menE gene encoding o-succinylbenzoate--CoA ligase, encoding MHIDCPLRQAAMTSPDSAALRFGSDLVSYGALDIAVNQLAANLLRSGIAADTRVGILADNSPDYVQLLMALLRIGAVAVPLNPRLTPNDWHNRLQEAAVNLVVCGEDLQEQLGTARPSLSIDALAVAGQASRPTPLSPILLNSDQLATIIFTSGSGGAAKGVMLTLGNHISNAVGSNDNIPLSSGDTWLLSLPLCHVGGLGILFRCLLARAAMYLVNRFEPAQVIDLVDRGEITHLSLVPTMLLDLLRVRGHRSLPASLKAILLSGAPTPPALLEQILRLKLPIVTSYGLSEGASQVTATRIGDTPAHLATNGRPLRYREVRIADDDRRDCATGTIGEILVRGVVMFRGYLNEPPREPAAWFATGDLGSLSEDGYLTVTGRKDRMFISGGENIYPEEIERCAQLLSSVREAVCIAVPHERWGMRPALVVETAAGSPLDLDALRQHLAHQLPRFKQPDKIIFVEKLPRTGIDKVDRARVAQILAKS
- the menC gene encoding o-succinylbenzoate synthase, producing the protein MDHTRVSSAKLYEYRIPFTRPFVTSGQTFRERQGLIAVLQSSEGETGLGEIAPLPGFNRENLNDTRAVTESLLPRLPDQPIPTSPAEISDWWQAIHSSPLPPSVEFGIECAMIDLASQRAHLPAARWLNARSGEAAVVNAVISGSDAEIAAAAKTKLAQGYRTFKLKIGSNTMAEDIRRIELLRTTIGPAATIRLDANGAFTFDDALALLPRVAQLRIEYVEEPLRDLNWNKLLMLKAACPVPIALDESLSQFLDLPASSSPRGFDVAIIKAPVIGGPTRCLDLVRRLRQNGVDCVMTSALDTAVGVSAALHLAAAAQLGNTACGLDTLDLLAHPLADHALVIDQGTIRLPASPGLAVVLTADSMSRLTRISDAH
- a CDS encoding 1,4-dihydroxy-2-naphthoate polyprenyltransferase, with translation MTAAPATLSPLQIWILAARPKTLPAAITPVVIGAALAFSDQAFHLPAILAALIGAVLIQIGTNFANDLFDFEKSVDTHERLGPLRVTHAGLVTPRRMRVATAVTFSLALLVGAYLVTRGGWPIVGIGLASILFGILYTGGPYPLGYNGLADIFVLIFFGPVAVGGTYYVSALTVTQDALLAGIAPGLLSVAILVVNNTRDLPTDKAGGKRTLAVRFGRTFSVLQYAVVVVLALLYPVIFFALTGRHPFAAVATLALIPAIFLIRSLATQEGRALNDTLAGTGRLLALYGLLFSIGWIIRV
- the menH gene encoding 2-succinyl-6-hydroxy-2,4-cyclohexadiene-1-carboxylate synthase — its product is MDWHHLTRGSRKHPALLFLHGFMGLADDWRELFARLEHDYYCIAPDLPGHGRNGFPLRKNGISMESVAGDLLKFLDHHKLDQVTLVGYSMGARLALYVAIQHPERLRGLVLESGGPGIEDEYERRVRVALDDDRAYTLRCLGIEAFLDEWYRAPLFESLQRHPEKLEHLKKLHSVHNAEGLAEALQGLSTGRQPSLWDKLDRLHLPTLLLTGALDHKFCRINRIMSESLPRCERRMIGDAGHNTHLEQPDAYLTTLVRFLQEHVYRHEPDREKHIR
- the menB gene encoding 1,4-dihydroxy-2-naphthoyl-CoA synthase, with translation MSQINWIKAAEFTDIEYHKAEGIARITINRPQVRNAFRPLTVKEMETAFADAREDAEIGVVILTGKGKEAFCSGGDQKIRGDSGYKDDSGVHRLNVLDLQRQIRTLPKPVIAMVAGYAIGGGHVLHLMCDLTIAADNARFGQTGPKVGSFDGGYGASYMARIVGQKKAREIWFLCRQYDAKQALEMGLVNCVVPYERLEAETIQWCREILANSPLALRCLKAALNADCDGQAGLQELAGNATMLFYMTPEAQEGRDAFVEKRKPNFSKFKRNP
- a CDS encoding acyl-CoA thioesterase, which translates into the protein MAQQVRKFQVRLHDTDAAGILFFARELYFAHDVYEDFLRAIGFPMERLLGASEFFVPIVHAEAQFQRSVRAGDEVTIALQVAAIGTTSYTLSYELTNTKGEIVGTAKTVHVSVSRATGGKIPLPEPFRAAITAFRDRA